Below is a genomic region from Streptomyces roseoviridis.
ACCTGGGCCGGCCAGACGCGGTCGTGGCGGTCGGCGCCGACGCGGCCGATGAGCAGCTGCGTCTGGACGGCGCCCGGGCGGTCCACGACGACGACCCGGCCGGTGTCGTCGGCCGTGATGGGCGGCATGGGCCGGGGCGCGGCCGGCGCGCCCGTCCAGGCGCCCAGGGTCTCGTCGAGGACCTTGTCCAGGTCGACGCCGGTGAGGTCGCCGACGACCACGGCGGTGGCCGCGGCCGGCCGCACGTGCGCGTCGAAGAAGGCGCGGACGGCGGCGGCGTCGATCGCGCCGACCGTCTCCTCGGTGCCCTGGCGCGGCCGGGACATCCGGGAGGAGGCCGGGAACAGCTCCTTGGAGAGCTGCTTGGCGGCGCGGCGGGCGGGGTTGGCCGTCTCGTGGGGGATCTCGTCGAGCCGGTTGCGCACCAGGCGCTCGATCTCGCTCTCGGCGAAGGCCGGGGCGATCAGGGCCTCGGAGAGCAGGCCGAGCGCCTTGGGCAGCCGGGAGACCGGGACCTCCAGGGAGACCCGTACGCCGGGGTGGTCGGCGTGCGCGTCGAGGGTGGCGCCGCAGCGCTCGAGCTCGGCGGCGAACTCCTCGGCGCTGTGCTGGTCGGTGCCCTCAGACAGGGCCCGCGCCATGATCGTGGCGACGCCGTCGAGGCCCTCGGGCTCGGCGTCCAGCGGGGCGTCGAGGACGATCTCGACGGCCACCACCTGCTGTCCGGGGCGGTGGCAGCGCAGCACGGTCAGGCCGTTGTCGAG
It encodes:
- a CDS encoding pitrilysin family protein, producing MTFHPQPRPGEAKPWAFPAPERGALDNGLTVLRCHRPGQQVVAVEIVLDAPLDAEPEGLDGVATIMARALSEGTDQHSAEEFAAELERCGATLDAHADHPGVRVSLEVPVSRLPKALGLLSEALIAPAFAESEIERLVRNRLDEIPHETANPARRAAKQLSKELFPASSRMSRPRQGTEETVGAIDAAAVRAFFDAHVRPAAATAVVVGDLTGVDLDKVLDETLGAWTGAPAAPRPMPPITADDTGRVVVVDRPGAVQTQLLIGRVGADRHDRVWPAQVLGTYCLGGTLTSRLDRVLREEKGYTYGVRAFGQVLRSDGEGNGASMLAISGSVDTPNTGPALEDLWKVLRTLAAEGLTDAERDVAVQNLVGVAPLKYETAASVAGTLADQVEQHLPDDYQAQLYARLAETGTVEATAAVVNAFPVDRLVTVLVGDASKIAEPVRALGIGEVTVVTG